CAGCTGCTGGCAGGAAGGAGCGGTTACATCAGCAGCCCTACTTGTCCCTCTTAGGTTTATCCTCCGCgcttatattttcatttctatttccaaTTACGCCTATACAGAAAATGAAGAGGGGGTGCTAACATTGCTGAAACTGAGTCAGATCACTGGACCTGGGAGCAGTCTTCCCTCCCTAGAATCTTAATTCAGGGCAGTGACTCCCAGAGACAGTGGCTGACACCCCTCAGGTCTTTCTGGAATGCCTCTGTGTTCATGTAGTCATCTCTGGTGTCCATCATAGGCGACATGGGCTGTTTTAGGTATTTATAGGGAAAACTAGCAAGCGGATTTCCAACCCTGCTCATTGTATGTGCACTACTACAGAATGTGCACTTAACACGACTGAAATGACTGAAAACCTTTCTTCGGGAAgtatggctttgaacttgtgtgaATGTCACAATTCCATCATTATATACCAATATGAAACATCTCAGGCTATCAAACAATCCTCTCGATGTGATTTTACTGCATTTTTCTACAAGCTCCCACAAAAATGGACTTTTAGATAGAAAGCAACCTTATTGTCTGCTCAAAGTGAGAAAACAAATTGTCTCGTTAGTGTAAGGTATGTGGCCCTCTTATCTAGAAACGTTTAATGACATCAACATATAGCTATAAGCACACAGTAATATTCCTTTAAGGACTTGAGCACCACATCTGTGAATATCTGCCGAATTTGACCTGCAGCTTTTGCATGGTTTACAGGACACTCCAGAGGGTCAAACCATTGTCTTCATATAAACTCACTCCTTTTCTGCCTAGGACAGCTGAGAAGCCCTGTTCAACAGGCTCACactgttctcatctctgtctaAGCATGTCAGAATGAGGGCAGAGGTGTGTTCGAGTAGACCGAGGAGGGGCTGGCCATCACAGGCTTCACCTTGGTATACAGTAGATAAcattctgctcattttttttcttagcttctAAGTAGGCATACAAGTCTCTAAAATATGAAGCAAGTATTATTTAAACATGTCGAGACAGGAAAAAAGTGTTTTAGGTATAGATACTTAGGTgaaagaacctggaaaaaaatattcattataaccctcaaaccaaacaagcaaaacctttcatgctttttctttcaaaataaaaacctcaCCTTCTGTTGTTAGAACAAATACTTAAGCTATTAAAAGCACATCCCTTCctgggccaggaaagaaaaatctAACATCTAGGACTTTAAAATTAAAGCCATGGGCTTTGGGGTCACCCAGCTCTGAAAAATAGTGGGTTTCTTAACAACTAAAGTTGAGTCTgaattcttaaaaaacaaaacaaagcaaaagaaaacaaaacaaactaacaaaaaaccaGAGAAGGAAAGTCAGCAGGGGAGACTCCAGCCTGGGTTTTAGCAGCTCTGCTTTCTGGCACAGGGGTCCTGTTCCCAGAAGCTGAGTGGGAGCTGAGCCCGGCTGGGCTGGCAGGGAGGCAGTCTGGCTAGGCTGCAGCTGAGCAGAGAGCAGGAGAGTGAGGCTGGGAGCACGTGTTACATCAGACACAGTACCTGATTTTTCACTGCACAGCATGTCAGCTAGATGGTGTGCCTCCTGGGCGATAAGTGCGAAAATCTCATCCTCATACTTTTCAATGATGGCTTCGCACTGCGGAAACACAATAGCAACACGTGTGAGCGGCGGCACATGGGCAGGGCCCCTGATTAGCGCAGACTTAGCGACATTTTAGTAGTGGAACACAGGAAAGCATGTAACCAAGGAAGTTCATTTTCCTCGGCCCCTTTGGTTTGATACATCATTGCACAGGAGTAACCTTCCTCTAGGAATGCTAATTGTATCAGACTTAACTAAATGATTACTCTGTTGGAAAACctcacaggaggaggaagaggagaagaaaaaaggaagaaggaaagaaaatggctgGCTATGTTTGTTTCTATTCCTGAAGTCTGGAgagcaggagacaggaaggaaccGAAAGCTTTCCTCTCCTATTTCCTTCAACATTTTAAAGACCACATTtcctgcaaatggatggatcagCTTCCTTACAATTTAACAGAATAACTCACTTTGTGGTTTGGAAATTTGAGATAAGTGAGGCTCCTCAGCCATCATAACAATTGCACCTCCCATCACTGGGGAAGCTTCTCTGCAGAGCCTTAGGACTGTTCAAGTCCTGCATTTGCTgtccaaagcaaataaaaaataaaaataaaacaagttcacACTTCAGGCAGGAGGAAGCACAAATTTGCCGTGGGGTCTGAAAGTGTTCAATTCTGCCTGGAGTGTGTCTCTCCCATCAAGAACTACCAGGCGGCCTTTTTTGGAACTGTGGGTTACTGATGGCCATCCACTGGAGACTTGCAAACCATCTCTGAGTTCATTAAGCAAGATatgaagaattttaaatggcattcaaaaatatttaaatttcactataatgtgtttatttaaaacctGTGAAAGACAAACACACTCCCATCGCCATCCAGGTTCCATGGGGCTTTTAGCCTTGAATTATTGCCctcactttttaattaaaatgaaatctcCAAATGTCAGCTACAGCCCCATGTTGGCATTGCAGCATGCCTGACATTTTGGCCACTGTGTGAActtaatgcattttttaaaaaaacagtccTGCCCATCACTGTGTGACTCAACAGCATTAAGTAAGGGGAAATGCATTGCAACTTATTTTGCCAGGCACACCCTACTAAGCCAGAGGCCAACGTTGTTGTAAAATCAACTTTATGCTGAAGGAAATGTGGGATTGTGCTCTTAACCCTAAGGCTTGGTGTAGCCTAGCCCGAGCAACAAAACTGGAATTAACTGGAGGAAAACATTCTCCTTGAGAAGCCTGTGGGGGATAGAGGAGAGGATCTTGGGGGCTACCACTCCAACACTGAGCTATAAATACTTGAAAAGGACTCTTGGCCTCCATTCGGATTTCAGGGTTTCAGCCTAGAAAACACAACCTCTGCCCTTCCTTAGGTGAAAGTCTGAGACACAGTCCCTTCAAAACAAGACAGGGTGAGGTCACCCCACACCAGCAGAATGTCCTGATAAAACATGTGCAGATGGTACCAGACAGGGGACACAGGGCACCGTCCATAAAACCCCTTTCAGTCTCCCCACTGATCACGGAAGGCTGCCACGATCCCTGAGATGCCTCCCAAGCCAGATCCCTAAGCTTTCAGTTAAGACTTAAGCAGTGGGCCAGCATAGGACACTGGGGCATGTCAATGTACCTGAATGTCCACTGCTCATCAACAGCTCAAGAGTAGccacaggaagaaaaaggagaccCCAACAGACTCTTAGGAGGGTGCTTACCGCGAATTTCAAAGGTTTGAAGGCATCAGAATAAAAGAAGaactttttatattctttgtatattttgtctcCCTTTCTCGGAGCATATCTCCTGAAATACTTCTGCTTGGTCACTGGGTCGTCCTCCAGCTGGTAATCGTTCATTCGCATACACACTTTATCCAAAAGGTCCACTAGGAACGCCTCGGACTGGGCCAGGGGAACCTACAAGAAGAACAGAACCAGCCAGGACACTTGCCTACGCACTCGCGAGTCCAGCGAATGCGTGGAAGGTCGGCTTCCCAATGGAAAGCAGCTGCACCGTTCTTTATGTAGCTTAAAGAGAGCTTAAATTCTAGCGAGAAAAACAATATGCTTGTCAGTGGACAGTAATAAACTGAACAGTCTAGAAACTGTACGTAtagatgtcattttaaaaagttgagtGGAGGCTGAAGcacagaaaatgggaggagatgggggcGTCGATAGCGCATCAGTTCTTTGGGGAAGCCACACTTCTGCCCATCCCACGTCGCGCTGCCCCCCTCGCCTTCCGGGAATCTTGCGGCCGCTGTGCCGGGTCTATGCCGAGGTGCTCGTAGGTAGCGGGACCCCGGGCGCTTCTCATAGGCCCGGGCTTGTTCTGGGAACAGCTGGCGCGCGTCCCGGGCGCCCCTCTCCCTCCCGGACCTGCCGGGGCGCGCCGGGCTCCGTGCCACCACCTCCGCCCCGGGCGCGGGTCAAAGAGCACCCCGCGCCCTTGGAAACCGAGACAAAACCTCGTGCGGCGTCTAGACGGGTCAAGGTGCAGGAGGCCTGGTCCCCGCGGCTCCTTCCGGAAGGGGCGTGGAGCCGCCAAGGGCGCCCGGCCGGGCCCGCGGCTTTGCGCGCTTTCTCCCTCTCCACCCTCTGCTGATCAAAGAAGGAAGTTTGCATGACAACCGCGCTGAAAGGGGCTGCATGACAAATGAACTCGGTTTCTGCAGTGTTGATATATCCAGCCCCCTTTGTCCCTTTTCACACGCAGTGTGAACCCTTCCGGTGCCAACGACTGCGCGACATTCACAGGCGCGCTCAGGGCGCACAAAGGGTCCCGGTGCTTCCCCGCCATCTGGCCGCAAAGCCGATCTGCAATTAACATGAAAGCGCGGACGGCCTGGCCCGTGAGGAACACCCCCAGGTCGCCGCTGCCCCCAGCGCCCACCAGAAACCGACCCTGGGAGTGCGCTTACGCAGAGCGCAGAAACGGCGCGCCAGGACCGCGCCCGGTCTTCGCCCCGCGCCTGCTGCGGCCCAGGTGAACCTCAGGCCGTCAGGAACTCTCAAAGCCCTGACTTGGCAAAAGCAATTAATTAAAGACGTCTGCGAACTAAAATGAGAACACTCCGCAGGCGGTGTCAAGTTCTTCAAATTCaccaaaatatatacaaatatatagagAAAACGAAAATTCTACAAGGGCACTTTCAATCACAACTggtattttatttaagtttttcaaACTTCGTCAGTTGCAAAAGAGAAATTCACAGGTTTACTG
This genomic window from Microtus pennsylvanicus isolate mMicPen1 unplaced genomic scaffold, mMicPen1.hap1 Scaffold_94, whole genome shotgun sequence contains:
- the LOC142842442 gene encoding protein canopy homolog 1 is translated as MRMNDYQLEDDPVTKQKYFRRYAPRKGDKIYKEYKKFFFYSDAFKPLKFACEAIIEKYEDEIFALIAQEAHHLADMLCSEKSDLCGTPTNDPEP